One Psychrobacillus glaciei genomic region harbors:
- a CDS encoding glycerophosphodiester phosphodiesterase produces the protein MGKKTNVAIAIAAAAGAAWASTKALSKPLSRTAKEALEYEHPIILAHRGGSALAPECSPAAFEGAAKLGVHGFEIDLRLTKDEEIIVFHDEYMSRVTNFSGRVADYTLDELKKADLGYHFLDLNGEYSYRDGGEQIMTLGELLDRYPQMLINMDIKDAPQTYEGSLMPSKLWRLLEVKEAFQRVVVTSFYDDQIDRFNLYAQNTVALGAGEKEVRKAYTAFTSQFKHLYHPKADVFQIPIKSNMFPLDSANFIKFLTSLNIPVHYWTIDDPNVMRKLIKNGAKGIITDRPDLAIEALKLD, from the coding sequence ATGGGCAAAAAAACAAATGTAGCGATAGCAATTGCAGCAGCAGCTGGGGCTGCTTGGGCTAGTACAAAAGCACTTTCAAAACCTCTAAGTCGTACAGCAAAAGAAGCGCTTGAATATGAACATCCCATAATACTAGCGCATCGCGGAGGATCGGCACTCGCACCTGAATGCTCTCCTGCCGCATTTGAGGGTGCTGCAAAACTCGGTGTTCATGGATTTGAAATAGATTTAAGACTAACAAAAGATGAGGAAATTATTGTTTTTCACGACGAATATATGAGCAGAGTCACAAACTTTTCTGGAAGAGTAGCTGACTACACATTAGATGAGCTGAAGAAGGCAGATTTAGGCTATCATTTTTTAGATTTAAACGGAGAATACTCCTATCGAGATGGCGGAGAGCAAATAATGACATTAGGAGAACTTTTAGACAGGTATCCTCAAATGCTTATTAATATGGATATTAAAGATGCTCCCCAAACATATGAAGGTAGTTTAATGCCTTCTAAACTTTGGAGATTGTTAGAAGTGAAGGAAGCATTCCAACGAGTTGTTGTAACTAGTTTTTATGATGATCAAATTGATCGTTTTAATTTATATGCTCAAAACACGGTAGCACTTGGAGCCGGTGAAAAAGAAGTACGTAAAGCATATACAGCATTTACGAGTCAGTTTAAACATCTATATCATCCAAAAGCGGATGTTTTCCAAATCCCTATTAAGTCTAATATGTTTCCTTTAGACAGTGCGAATTTCATTAAGTTTTTAACTTCTTTGAATATTCCTGTCCATTATTGGACAATTGATGACCCAAATGTGATGAGAAAACTTATTAAAAACGGCGCAAAGGGCATTATAACCGATCGTCCTGATCTAGCTATCGAAGCACTAAAACTAGACTAA
- a CDS encoding YlbG family protein, with product MTERQGLVVYVHHLKQAKSLRKYGHVHYISKRLKYVVLYCDQDQIENAKQKMNKLPFVKEILESYRPFLKTEFENSKPDKAKEYDYKIGL from the coding sequence ATGACAGAAAGACAAGGTTTAGTTGTCTATGTGCATCATTTAAAACAAGCAAAATCTTTACGGAAATATGGGCATGTCCATTATATTTCGAAAAGACTTAAATATGTTGTATTATATTGCGATCAGGATCAGATTGAAAATGCTAAGCAAAAAATGAATAAACTTCCTTTTGTAAAAGAAATTTTGGAATCTTATCGTCCATTTTTAAAAACTGAATTTGAAAATAGTAAGCCGGATAAAGCGAAAGAATACGATTATAAAATCGGTTTATAG
- a CDS encoding DUF7147 family protein: MIQRFIELGEGYGDIFELCELARVNKNRIHRAFIFSSKKQEKEYYSIAIALNPINKANFFPIYICLEGIPKITPVPQRLSTFHETLKELKIVPVQMDIKHSANFVDKGLFYQYVIGILRLNHFIPPLQ, translated from the coding sequence ATGATTCAACGTTTTATTGAGCTTGGTGAGGGTTATGGAGATATATTTGAGCTTTGTGAACTTGCTCGAGTAAACAAAAATCGAATACATCGGGCTTTTATCTTTTCTTCTAAAAAACAAGAGAAAGAATATTATTCAATAGCAATTGCCCTTAACCCAATAAATAAAGCTAATTTTTTTCCGATTTATATTTGCCTCGAAGGAATACCTAAAATTACTCCAGTTCCACAAAGGCTTTCTACCTTTCATGAAACTCTAAAAGAGTTAAAAATAGTGCCTGTTCAAATGGATATTAAACATTCAGCTAATTTTGTTGATAAGGGATTATTCTATCAGTATGTCATCGGAATACTACGTTTAAATCATTTTATACCGCCGTTACAATAG